The bacterium genome includes a window with the following:
- a CDS encoding SDR family oxidoreductase, giving the protein IYRSSKENANEIVSHIKNHGGSAIAVPADVFETEGCEKLVEETIKQFGQIDICIIGPGAGWHPESIEKLNTAGALEDTHNELAPIYNLMPLVLPGMYKQKWGRIIAISLMPPYNCPSYSYNVGKAARTNAMFLARDEAWKNGVTLNIIGPGPVSAIETLKEAIDQCNREKKWIERQNVSPQDIAEGIAFLCSESGRYISGCVLPYM; this is encoded by the coding sequence CTATCTATCGCTCAAGTAAAGAAAATGCAAATGAAATAGTCAGTCACATCAAAAATCATGGTGGTAGTGCGATAGCCGTCCCTGCTGATGTCTTTGAAACGGAAGGATGCGAGAAACTGGTTGAGGAAACCATAAAACAGTTCGGGCAAATTGATATCTGCATAATAGGCCCCGGTGCCGGATGGCATCCTGAGTCAATAGAAAAGCTTAACACTGCCGGTGCATTAGAAGATACACATAACGAGTTAGCGCCAATTTACAATTTGATGCCCCTTGTATTGCCGGGTATGTATAAGCAAAAATGGGGAAGAATAATTGCAATATCGCTTATGCCACCTTATAACTGTCCATCATATTCTTATAATGTGGGAAAAGCAGCAAGGACAAATGCTATGTTTCTGGCACGAGATGAGGCATGGAAGAATGGAGTAACCTTGAATATTATTGGTCCCGGGCCTGTTTCCGCTATTGAAACCCTGAAAGAAGCGATTGACCAGTGTAACCGCGAAAAAAAATGGATTGAACGACAGAATGTCTCCCCGCAGGACATTGCCGAGGGAATTGCTTTTCTATGCTCGGAATCAGGAAGATATATATCAGGTTGTGTACTACCCTATATGTAA
- a CDS encoding nucleotidyltransferase domain-containing protein, which yields MNLEHYSVEKLKEEIIKIISKYLDISLYHIFFFGSRVRGNNSTHADIDIGIKGPKTIPAGIKILIEDELEQISTLYKIDFVDFSDVSKKFEKEALKYSEYV from the coding sequence ATGAATCTTGAGCATTATTCTGTTGAAAAGTTAAAGGAAGAAATTATAAAAATCATTAGTAAGTATCTGGACATATCTTTATATCATATTTTCTTTTTCGGGTCAAGAGTCAGAGGAAATAATTCCACTCATGCAGATATTGACATTGGCATAAAAGGACCTAAAACAATTCCTGCAGGAATAAAAATTCTTATTGAAGATGAATTAGAACAAATTTCTACTCTTTATAAAATAGACTTTGTTGATTTTAGCGATGTTTCTAAAAAATTTGAGAAAGAGGCTTTAAAATACTCCGAATATGTCTGA
- a CDS encoding HI0074 family nucleotidyltransferase substrate-binding subunit: MSDIYILESFDKAINRLEEVLALEKTECPAMTGTGVIRDSAIKRFELCFDLAWKSIKVYANGQGIECYSPKECFKSAFQLNLIDYDEIWLNMLNDRNLTTHLYKEEYAEEVYSRLLNYLGLFKKLLKALK; encoded by the coding sequence ATGTCTGACATTTATATTTTAGAAAGCTTTGACAAAGCTATTAATCGGTTAGAAGAAGTTTTAGCTTTAGAAAAAACGGAATGTCCTGCTATGACGGGAACCGGAGTTATTCGTGATTCTGCTATTAAAAGATTTGAGTTATGTTTTGATTTGGCGTGGAAATCAATTAAGGTATATGCTAATGGACAGGGAATTGAATGTTATTCTCCGAAAGAGTGTTTCAAAAGTGCATTCCAATTAAACTTGATTGATTACGATGAGATATGGTTAAATATGCTAAATGACCGTAATTTAACTACCCATTTATATAAAGAGGAATATGCTGAAGAAGTATATTCTCGTCTGCTTAACTATTTGGGATTGTTTAAAAAACTTTTGAAAGCATTAAAGTAA
- a CDS encoding neutral/alkaline non-lysosomal ceramidase N-terminal domain-containing protein: MFKIGVSKIDITPPVGLDLQGFVAREGCSVGVHSKLFTKALVIEYKGKINLIVNCDLLAVNEKLALDIKTKIEKECGIKKENIIIFATHTHSGPATVFLRKCGEPDSKYINLLKEKIATCVSSANKKKKEAVIGIGKGKVQIGINRREKKGKEMIIGENPNGPIDTELSVIKIDTSAGKPIALIVNYSCHPVILGPENRHISGDYPAFATDFIEKNTGAPALFITGASANINPISGVTNSFKEVERLGKKIALETLRIKDKIKTKPVNYFKTANYVLQLSAGFLSRKEIEKEKKAFAKEKTLETRAKSEWAQLALKEISGKKNPPKINLELNALAVNDIVFSTFPVELFVEVGLNIKKKSKFPNTIIGCYANGCVGYVPTKKEYLKKGYEIEDSYKYFGIYPLAPGTGELLQKIALKLINNLK, encoded by the coding sequence ATGTTTAAAATCGGAGTTTCTAAAATAGATATTACGCCTCCCGTTGGATTAGATTTACAGGGGTTTGTTGCAAGAGAAGGATGTTCGGTCGGAGTGCACAGTAAGCTTTTTACAAAAGCATTGGTAATTGAGTATAAAGGGAAAATAAATCTTATTGTTAATTGCGACCTTTTGGCAGTAAACGAAAAACTGGCATTAGATATTAAGACTAAAATAGAAAAAGAATGTGGCATTAAAAAAGAAAACATTATAATTTTTGCTACACATACTCACTCTGGCCCTGCTACCGTATTCTTAAGGAAATGCGGAGAACCTGATTCCAAATATATAAACTTATTAAAAGAGAAAATCGCAACCTGTGTATCTTCGGCGAATAAAAAGAAAAAAGAAGCTGTTATCGGTATTGGCAAGGGGAAAGTACAGATAGGAATCAACAGACGGGAAAAGAAAGGCAAAGAGATGATTATTGGTGAAAACCCCAACGGTCCGATAGACACGGAATTAAGCGTTATAAAAATTGATACTTCTGCAGGAAAACCGATTGCTTTAATTGTAAATTATTCCTGTCATCCCGTTATTCTTGGTCCTGAAAACCGCCATATATCTGGAGATTATCCTGCATTTGCAACGGATTTCATAGAAAAAAACACCGGCGCGCCTGCATTGTTTATAACGGGAGCTTCCGCGAATATAAACCCAATTTCCGGAGTTACTAATTCGTTTAAGGAAGTCGAGAGATTAGGTAAAAAGATTGCGTTAGAAACATTAAGAATTAAAGATAAAATTAAAACTAAGCCTGTTAATTATTTCAAAACTGCAAACTATGTGCTTCAGCTTTCTGCCGGTTTCTTATCACGTAAAGAAATCGAAAAAGAAAAGAAAGCATTTGCAAAAGAGAAAACCCTTGAAACAAGAGCTAAATCGGAATGGGCGCAACTGGCGCTAAAAGAAATATCCGGCAAAAAGAACCCGCCTAAAATAAATCTTGAACTTAATGCTCTGGCTGTCAATGATATTGTGTTTTCAACGTTTCCTGTTGAGTTATTTGTAGAAGTAGGGCTTAATATCAAGAAGAAATCCAAATTTCCGAATACGATTATAGGTTGTTATGCGAATGGATGTGTCGGGTATGTTCCTACAAAAAAGGAATACCTAAAGAAAGGTTATGAAATAGAAGATTCATATAAGTATTTTGGAATTTACCCCCTTGCCCCGGGGACAGGTGAACTCCTGCAAAAAATCGCCCTCAAACTAATAAATAACCTGAAGTAA
- a CDS encoding family 10 glycosylhydrolase has product MRKGAFLFLLLTVALSPKNIFSQTPKTPKVEGRAIWIHPTADLQDMASVKSLVANCKKANINLIIPCMKLYGKVLWDSKKFSGAIPDDFKKKFEQGFDPLKELIAESHKNGIRVHAWLCDFTDEANLPAYKEHPEWAMLNKDGKPTTSEFLTNNTPYFILWMCPAQRKGYTDQWLIPMIEEIVTNYDVDGIHHDYIRYPGDVSPDGYCFCDYCLENFLKYNHLYYECKPDTQIEAVQKLPIWISNWSQDNTIKPANWNKMTRAEKVDFIFKGSSMKGGPSDLDYFYYEYRCDQITKFAREAWEAAHKIKPNIQFSAAVFKNPALSGRNIGQRWTDFAPYVDIVMPMAYKSHFAGDLPTFQKFLGEYTRYSNKWCEGVTNISMGIDIAYIYGDIGKPIYEMRKSLKNMKEKKTDEMEAIQKNFKEIHKNLVKVAPALDKEISAGIKNLAEKDTIKLNQVIDSLDAKVAILLTNAPKGFYPEEILTSTIKAVRDGGGKGLVVFCAYDVTRCNLWDALAKSFNEPSIDQDLANPVKGVNINTVRELEKLQKSK; this is encoded by the coding sequence ATGAGGAAAGGGGCATTTTTGTTTTTACTTCTTACGGTTGCTTTATCGCCTAAGAATATTTTTTCACAAACACCTAAAACACCAAAGGTGGAAGGAAGAGCAATCTGGATACATCCAACAGCCGACTTACAGGATATGGCATCGGTAAAAAGTCTCGTTGCTAATTGCAAGAAAGCAAATATAAATTTAATAATTCCTTGTATGAAGCTTTACGGTAAGGTTTTATGGGATAGTAAGAAATTTTCAGGAGCCATTCCCGATGATTTCAAAAAGAAATTTGAACAGGGATTTGACCCATTAAAAGAACTAATAGCAGAATCCCACAAAAACGGTATTCGTGTTCACGCATGGTTATGTGATTTTACAGATGAGGCAAACTTGCCTGCGTACAAAGAACATCCCGAATGGGCAATGCTTAATAAAGACGGAAAACCTACCACATCGGAATTTCTAACTAATAATACACCATATTTTATTTTATGGATGTGCCCGGCACAAAGGAAAGGATATACAGACCAGTGGTTAATTCCTATGATAGAAGAAATAGTAACTAATTACGACGTTGACGGAATCCATCACGATTACATAAGATACCCCGGCGACGTTTCTCCTGACGGTTATTGCTTTTGCGATTACTGTCTTGAGAATTTCTTAAAATATAATCATCTTTATTATGAATGCAAACCCGATACACAGATTGAAGCAGTTCAAAAATTACCTATCTGGATATCAAATTGGTCACAGGATAATACAATTAAACCTGCCAACTGGAATAAAATGACCAGAGCCGAAAAAGTAGATTTTATCTTCAAGGGGAGCTCAATGAAAGGTGGTCCATCAGATTTGGATTATTTTTATTATGAATACAGGTGTGACCAGATTACAAAATTTGCCCGCGAAGCATGGGAAGCAGCGCATAAGATAAAACCGAACATACAATTTTCGGCAGCCGTTTTCAAGAATCCTGCGCTCAGCGGAAGAAATATAGGACAAAGATGGACGGATTTTGCTCCATACGTTGATATCGTTATGCCGATGGCTTATAAGAGTCATTTTGCAGGAGATTTGCCGACATTCCAGAAGTTTTTAGGGGAATATACAAGATACAGCAACAAATGGTGTGAAGGCGTAACAAATATATCTATGGGAATTGATATCGCTTATATTTACGGTGACATAGGCAAACCCATATACGAGATGAGAAAAAGCTTAAAGAATATGAAAGAAAAGAAAACCGATGAAATGGAAGCGATACAAAAGAACTTCAAAGAAATCCATAAAAACTTAGTCAAAGTAGCACCGGCATTGGATAAGGAAATAAGCGCAGGTATAAAGAATTTAGCTGAAAAAGATACGATAAAGCTCAATCAGGTAATCGACAGTTTGGATGCCAAAGTTGCGATTTTATTAACAAATGCACCAAAAGGGTTTTATCCTGAAGAAATATTGACAAGCACGATAAAAGCAGTACGTGATGGCGGCGGGAAAGGGCTTGTAGTCTTCTGCGCATACGATGTTACCCGCTGTAATCTCTGGGACGCTTTAGCCAAATCATTTAATGAACCGAGCATAGACCAGGATCTGGCAAACCCGGTGAAAGGCGTGAACATAAATACGGTAAGGGAATTGGAAAAACTGCAGAAAAGCAAATAA
- a CDS encoding C25 family cysteine peptidase codes for MKKIIFLAVFFFCISAGAEVITFDYAFQRPTVEKGKSIGGSDRISIQDLKEWVEPGKPVLPFKSVNILIPYGKKVIGIKFIPRGEETITGYYNVEPGSPIAPTFSSNAKINTVKDYKIYSQSFPYPEKISSSYTVQRVSGYDILICRLYPVQYIPSEGKLFYYKNIKIEITLTDNFTIADEQRKMLLSNNQTLTRVRNMVENKNTLSSYSSGFGTFNSKSSTPPYDYIIITNAALRDSFQRIVNWKISRGLEAHVFTTDSIYANFTGVDNQEKIRNFIKDCYTTWSATAHPLKWVVLGGDEDVIPIRGCFGWSTDGTIAFLDSTMPCDLYYSGLDGNWDTDGDGAYGEGDVSGGGTGTAGEEADLLSEIAVGRVTVDTPEEAHNYINKLLHCESAPDANYLNQALFVGEQLDASTTGGMKKDAVVSLMPQCNITRLYDPEMGAGIVLDSIESRLNANPYIVNHLGHANWNIMFAGWANVHGLTNTEYFLLYSQGCYTNAFDNATSGSGGAFSENFIFAEHGAFAYIGDSRYGWYGVGSYEGPGEKFDREFFDALFTEKITNLGNALQDAKEDLSSSISATGTMRWCYFELNFLGDPETPIITEYSAPVANISSIPHNYGTAGIIGTAKAGDMAGATFFNYHIEYGLGTNPSVWVSISDTFYTPVTNDTLCYIDTRVLPEDSTVTIKLVVKDSTGRTTNSRVYFQAKNCEVALISVKTCAEGDTVLVLGCAAGKNFTSYKVESKGTGGWDTVGMMNIKNGGTSEVLWDTLALWNLDGLNTGTYTVRLTVNGADTFYAETGNLLVDNCLLMMPKNGDVLRMDKPVYIMGNAAHPNFTYYNIKYGLGAAPTSWDTAGITLDSGGTLPVRRGMLGTLNPAGMIPDSTYTLRLYVGSEGADQIQVKFQQFFLSGWPIAWHAGCNSPVVYDIDRDNDLEVFISVPTGCYVFGSGGGGTTHWASALDTGNLTEPSIGNITNYYEGYDEFVMSSSDSLFAIHYISGVLGTWKPVVGFPLPIPGILNSPPVLAQIDTTECLEIIHCSSNDSIYAISGSTQILSGWPKYTPGILTAAVGNLDSDSLMEIVFGDSTGKIWAVNGDGSSLPGWPVTLDGKVLTPTLGDIDKDGELEIVVATSEKLYILKKDGTVFTGWTPIPIEIGFKPGVFQSPTLGNLDSDSLLEVVITTFCGEGSIISVFNQDGTFVPGWPDTIYMNLATSPIIGDMDGDAEQEIMVNTVSGIVYAYNADGTFVPSYPRGILTQVYDGVESPAGTFVDLNKDGRMDVVWCSKYYTFAFNTRGGNPQLSEWPTYKHDVRHTGCYEFGKPIAVEETKTPLVFWVGKPLPNPFKGTTLLSFSVPKMTEVKISVFNLAGQNIKTLLDEKVKPGVHSVNWTGKNQNGEKVPTGIYFIRVKGIGDITTRKTILLR; via the coding sequence ATGAAAAAGATAATTTTTTTAGCAGTGTTTTTTTTCTGCATAAGCGCAGGAGCAGAGGTCATAACATTTGATTACGCTTTCCAAAGACCTACGGTAGAAAAAGGCAAATCCATAGGAGGAAGCGACCGTATTTCAATACAAGACCTGAAAGAGTGGGTAGAGCCGGGTAAACCCGTTTTGCCATTCAAGTCGGTAAATATTCTTATCCCCTATGGCAAGAAGGTTATAGGTATTAAGTTTATCCCCCGGGGAGAAGAAACAATAACCGGATATTATAACGTCGAGCCCGGTAGTCCGATAGCTCCTACTTTTTCAAGCAATGCAAAAATAAATACCGTAAAAGATTACAAAATTTATTCCCAGTCATTCCCCTATCCTGAGAAGATATCGTCATCTTACACCGTTCAAAGGGTTTCAGGATATGACATACTAATTTGCAGGTTATATCCCGTTCAATATATTCCTAGCGAAGGGAAATTATTTTATTATAAAAACATAAAAATAGAGATAACTCTGACAGATAATTTCACAATCGCAGACGAGCAGAGAAAAATGCTTCTTTCAAACAATCAAACTCTCACCAGAGTAAGAAATATGGTAGAAAACAAAAATACTTTATCATCATATTCTTCCGGGTTTGGAACTTTCAATTCCAAGAGTTCCACACCTCCTTACGATTATATAATTATAACCAATGCGGCTTTGAGAGACAGTTTTCAAAGGATTGTAAACTGGAAGATTTCAAGAGGATTGGAAGCGCACGTATTCACAACGGATTCAATATATGCGAATTTTACCGGAGTAGACAACCAGGAGAAAATCAGAAATTTCATAAAAGACTGCTATACAACATGGAGCGCAACAGCGCATCCGCTAAAATGGGTAGTTCTTGGCGGGGATGAAGATGTTATTCCCATCAGGGGATGTTTCGGATGGTCTACGGATGGCACAATCGCATTCTTAGATTCTACTATGCCCTGTGACCTTTATTATTCGGGACTTGACGGGAACTGGGATACAGACGGCGACGGTGCTTATGGAGAAGGAGACGTATCAGGTGGAGGAACGGGAACGGCAGGCGAGGAAGCAGATTTGCTTTCCGAAATTGCAGTCGGGAGAGTTACCGTAGATACGCCTGAAGAAGCACATAATTATATAAACAAACTGCTTCATTGCGAAAGCGCGCCTGACGCAAATTATCTCAACCAGGCTCTTTTTGTAGGAGAACAGTTAGATGCATCTACCACGGGAGGAATGAAAAAAGATGCGGTAGTTTCTCTTATGCCGCAATGCAATATAACACGACTATATGACCCGGAAATGGGTGCAGGTATAGTACTCGACAGTATTGAATCCCGTTTGAATGCAAATCCTTATATCGTAAATCACCTTGGACATGCCAACTGGAATATAATGTTTGCTGGATGGGCAAATGTACACGGATTAACCAATACGGAATATTTCCTATTATATTCGCAAGGATGTTATACTAATGCCTTTGATAATGCTACGTCCGGGAGCGGAGGGGCATTTTCGGAAAACTTTATATTTGCGGAACACGGCGCATTTGCTTATATAGGGGATTCAAGATACGGATGGTATGGAGTAGGTTCTTACGAAGGTCCCGGGGAAAAATTTGACAGGGAATTTTTTGACGCTTTATTCACTGAAAAGATAACTAACTTAGGAAACGCATTACAGGATGCGAAAGAAGATTTATCATCTTCAATATCAGCCACCGGAACTATGAGATGGTGTTATTTTGAGCTTAACTTTTTAGGCGACCCGGAGACACCTATTATAACAGAATATAGCGCTCCGGTTGCAAACATATCTTCAATTCCCCATAACTATGGCACTGCGGGAATAATAGGAACTGCCAAAGCAGGAGATATGGCGGGAGCAACTTTTTTTAATTATCACATAGAATACGGGCTTGGAACAAATCCTTCCGTATGGGTTTCCATATCGGATACATTTTATACGCCCGTAACAAATGATACTCTTTGTTATATTGATACAAGAGTATTACCCGAAGATTCTACTGTTACTATAAAGCTTGTTGTCAAAGATTCAACGGGCAGGACAACAAACTCAAGAGTATATTTCCAGGCTAAAAATTGTGAAGTAGCTTTAATTTCCGTAAAAACATGCGCTGAAGGAGATACAGTGCTGGTATTGGGCTGTGCTGCAGGAAAAAACTTTACCAGTTATAAAGTTGAATCAAAAGGCACGGGAGGGTGGGATACCGTAGGTATGATGAACATAAAAAATGGCGGAACAAGTGAAGTTCTGTGGGATACTCTTGCATTATGGAACCTTGATGGACTTAATACCGGGACATATACCGTCAGATTAACCGTAAACGGAGCAGATACTTTTTATGCAGAGACCGGCAACCTTCTCGTTGATAATTGTCTCCTGATGATGCCAAAGAATGGAGACGTTCTCAGAATGGATAAACCCGTATATATTATGGGTAATGCGGCACATCCGAATTTCACATATTACAATATCAAATACGGATTAGGCGCAGCACCTACAAGCTGGGATACTGCAGGAATTACATTAGATAGCGGAGGCACTCTCCCGGTTAGAAGAGGAATGCTTGGGACGTTAAATCCTGCCGGAATGATTCCTGACTCTACTTATACACTTAGATTATATGTAGGGTCAGAGGGAGCAGACCAAATCCAGGTAAAGTTCCAGCAATTTTTCCTCTCGGGATGGCCTATAGCGTGGCACGCAGGATGCAATTCTCCCGTAGTATATGACATTGACAGGGATAACGATTTGGAGGTTTTTATTAGTGTCCCTACCGGATGTTATGTCTTCGGTTCCGGTGGTGGCGGTACTACTCATTGGGCCTCAGCTCTTGACACAGGCAATTTAACCGAACCTTCCATAGGAAACATTACTAATTATTATGAGGGGTATGACGAATTTGTCATGTCAAGCAGCGATTCTCTGTTTGCGATACATTATATATCCGGGGTTTTGGGTACATGGAAGCCCGTTGTAGGTTTCCCTTTACCGATACCGGGGATACTAAATAGTCCTCCGGTACTTGCACAAATAGACACTACGGAATGCCTGGAAATAATTCATTGTTCTTCAAATGATAGTATCTATGCAATATCCGGCAGCACACAAATCCTTTCGGGATGGCCAAAGTACACCCCCGGGATTCTAACTGCTGCGGTTGGAAATTTAGATTCGGATTCTTTGATGGAAATAGTATTCGGAGACAGTACAGGCAAGATATGGGCAGTAAACGGTGATGGGTCTTCGCTTCCCGGTTGGCCTGTTACTTTGGACGGCAAAGTTCTGACACCTACTCTTGGTGATATAGACAAAGACGGGGAACTTGAAATAGTCGTTGCCACATCAGAAAAACTTTATATTCTAAAAAAAGATGGGACCGTCTTCACAGGCTGGACTCCTATACCCATAGAAATTGGGTTCAAACCGGGAGTATTCCAATCGCCTACATTAGGAAACTTAGATAGCGATTCTCTTCTTGAAGTTGTTATTACAACTTTCTGTGGTGAAGGCTCTATTATTTCCGTATTTAACCAGGACGGAACTTTTGTTCCGGGATGGCCTGATACAATTTATATGAATCTTGCAACGTCTCCAATTATCGGAGATATGGATGGTGACGCTGAGCAGGAAATTATGGTAAACACTGTTTCAGGAATAGTTTATGCTTATAATGCGGATGGGACATTTGTCCCAAGTTATCCCCGCGGTATATTAACTCAAGTTTATGATGGTGTAGAAAGTCCCGCGGGAACTTTTGTTGACCTGAATAAAGATGGGCGTATGGATGTAGTATGGTGCAGTAAATATTATACTTTTGCTTTTAATACGAGGGGAGGCAATCCACAACTCAGTGAATGGCCTACATATAAGCACGATGTAAGGCATACAGGATGTTATGAATTTGGGAAACCCATTGCCGTAGAAGAAACAAAAACTCCTTTAGTTTTTTGGGTTGGTAAACCTTTACCAAATCCATTCAAGGGAACTACTTTACTTTCGTTCTCAGTTCCCAAAATGACAGAAGTTAAAATAAGCGTATTTAATCTTGCCGGGCAGAACATAAAAACTTTATTGGATGAAAAAGTAAAACCCGGGGTTCATTCAGTTAATTGGACAGGCAAAAACCAAAACGGAGAAAAGGTTCCCACCGGTATATACTTTATTCGCGTAAAAGGTATAGGCGATATTACAACAAGAAAAACAATATTATTGAGGTGA